AGAAAACTTGGAGATGGGGGCCTTTTCTATCAAGGATCAGAAAGTGATTGAAGAGGGAATTGAGCGAGCCTTTCATTACTTTCCACGCTTAAAAGAACGGGTATCACAAAAAGGAGGCACGATGTCTGGCGGTGAACAACAAATGTTGGCTATCGCTCGTGGATTGATGATGAAGCCAAAAATCCTGATGTTAGATGAGCCGTCAATGGGATTAGCTCCTATTTTAGTAGAGCAAATCTTCGAGATAGTCACGGAATTAAATCAAGAGGGTATGACCATTCTATTAGTAGAACAAAATGCAAATCAGGCACTTGCCGTTGCACATCGTGGCTATGTCATTCAGACTGGTGAGATTATTTTGAAGGATGATGCAAAAAATTTGTTATCAGATCCACAGGTACGAGAGGCATATTTGGCGTAAACGGAGGCGGGAGTCATCACATTAGACTGACATGCGTTGCAATTGGATCAAGTGAGGAAGGTCGAATTGAACAGCTTGCATAGAATATCAACAAAAACCTTGAAATTCATTCTAGAATTCAAGGTTTTTGTTGGTTACATCGAGGGGCTTTATTAATGAATCGTATCTGTTTTCCAGACATTAATGTGGTTGGAAAGGTTATCCCAAATGGTTGGGTCCTCTAGTCCCAAGCGCCAAAAGGCTATTCCGGCCAAATCATATTTCTCAACCAAATCTAGCTTGGATCGCGTGCTAAAAGAGTTTTCAAACCAAGCGATATGCATATTGCCTTCTTCATCCATGTATTGCATATGGGGGGCGAGTCGTTCCTGATCCCAATTAAGAGTAGCTCCATGGCTTTTGCCTAGCTCCATTAGACTTTTATAGGATTGATATACGGCTTTTTCTCCGTTGCTGTTCCAATTCCAGCCATACCCAGCAACTCCAAGTAAGATTTTGTGTGCCGGTACACCTTGCGAGAGTGCATATCGCACTGTATCTTCTGCCCATTGAATGGAAGCAACAGGACCTGGTTTTGTTCGTGGGTTATGCTCATCGTAGGCCATGATCACCAAGCGATCAGCATAGCGACCTAGTAGCTTATAGTCAAACCAGGGAGACCACACATTGGCACGTTCATCACCTGTATTAGCAGGAACACTTACTGTGACGGTTTTGCCATGTTGATGCATCAATTGGGTTACATTTTTAACTAACTGAGTGAAGGCAAATTTGTCTTCTAAATATAGGTTCTCGATGTCTAAATTAATGCCGTCATAGCCTAGTGAAAGCACTTCACGTTCTAAATTACGCAAAAAATACCGCTGATTTGTAGGTTTACGTAAAATATCTCGGGCAACATCTTTTCCTTTTTCTATAGAATCATAGAACAGATTGTGAATTAACAGATAGACTTGAACCTGATTGGCATGTGCTCGATCTATGACCTTTTTTTGTTCTTCTTTCGAAAGGGCCGTTTTTAAATATCCAGGATTTTTTTCATCCAGCTTACACCAAAAAGGCACAATCATACTAAGTTGTTCATGCTGAGCAGATAAGGTGGGGAGAGATCCAGGATAAGGATCTTCCGACTCTGTATAAAACCCAAGCACCTCTCTTGGTCGAGAGCTAGGTATTACGTTCTGTAAGGTAGTAGTCTGATGAACGGATGCAAAATGAGGAGAAGTACTTCTATCAGAGGTAGCAGATTTATAGGGAGAGCCAGTCTGACAAGAAGCTACCAGCAAAGAGCTAATCACCAACAACAAGATGAAGACGCGTGAGAAGAGACGTGGCATTTCTTCTCTCCTTTCTTATCATAAAGGTAGTTTTATCCTGATTGTTAGTTTTAACATACGGTAATTAACACAAAGTTATACACGTTTATGGGGAAGATAGGCTAATGCTAGAAGATATGAAAAAACGGTAACCCGGAAATTACTCCAGATTACCGCTTTTTTATTCCAAATGAAATTGCTTTTGTGGCAATGTTGCAATAAACATAACACCTTGCTGCTCAGATATGTTCTTGGCAGTAATAGATCCTTCATGGGCTTCCAGAACAGCACGCGCGATAGCAAGACCTAAGCCATGTTTACCAGTTTTACCTTTGCGAAAACGTTGGAAAAGGTAGGGCATGACGCTTTCTTCAATAGGTGGACCGTCATTGGAGATAGCGATTTCGATCTGTTCTTTTACCACTTTGGCAGTGATGGTAATCGTGGTCTTGGCGTATCGTAGCTGATTTTCCACAATATTAGTGAAAGCACTGTAAAGCTGTTCACCATCACCTTTCATTGGTAGGGTATCAGGTATTTCGATCTGCCATGCTAAATGTGGGTGTAGAAGATGATAGCGCTGGTGTAACAGTCCAATCATTTCTGTCAAATCTAATGATGTAAAGGTCATCATTCTATCAACTGATTCTACTTTTGTTAAATACAATAGTTGTTCTACCACATTCTCCAAACGATTGCTTTCCTCCATAATAATGGACAAGCCTTTTTGTGCTTCAGCACCCTGAAAAACGCCATCTAGTAAGCCTTGTGCATAGCCTTGTATCGCCATAATTGGCGTTTTTAATTCATGGGAGATATTTTGCACAAAGTGTTGCTGGGATTCGTCATGATCCTTCAATTGCTTTTTCATCATGTCAAAAGAGCGAGCTAATTGACCGATTTCATCCTTTCGATCCACCATTAGAGGAATATCAAATTGACGGCGTGCAATCTTTTGACAGGATTCTTCTAAACGGCGTAAGGGGGTACTCAAATACCCACTAAACCAACCAGCTAATAACAAACTGACAAAGATAAAAAAGGCAAAAATGATGAAGAATTGCTTGGTAAGCATGTTATTGATCTGAATGATTTCCTTTTCCTTTGTGAAGATCACTAGGTAATAAGGGAATCCAAAGTAATCCATCTTCTGACTTACCATTAAGAAATTTTCATTATCCCACTCGGTGCTCCCCTTATAAGGGGTCGAACCTTTATGAGCAGAAGCTTCTTTGAAAAGCCCATTCGCAACCTTGACTGGAACGCCCTCTTTTGGCATATGTTGAACCCCAATAAGTTGACCATCTTTACTAAAAACCATCATCTGAAAAGAAAAGTTATAGTTTTGTAACAATAACATCAATATCCGTGGAGAAGTGAAAGATGGTAGTGGTCCAAGCTCATGTTGTTGCGTAAAGGAGATTTGGTCAGACACCTTCTCAAATTCGTCCTCAAGCAATGAATACGTATTATCCAGTAGGATCTGCTTTAAGGTATAGGGATAGAGGATGGCTACACTTGCCCCAAGCACGATCGTCAAAGATAAAAACAGTAAAAAAATCTGTTTGGCTAACGGCAGGTTTTGTAAAGAGAATTTTCCTCTCATTTGGTCATCCGGTAGCCAAAGCCATACACCGTCTCCAATGGAAATTCAGGCATCTTTTTACGAATGCGTTTCACCAGATCATCCACGGCACGATCTGATCCGATATAGTCATCGCCCCAGACAGCCGTAAGGATTTGCTCGCGTTGCAAAGCCTGGCCCTGATTTTTAATAAAGTAAAGCACCAAATCAAATTCTTTTGTGGTCAAGTCAATCATTTGCTCGTTTTCTTTAACCAGTCTCCCTTTTTCTGAAATGAAATACTGCGAGACGTTTATCCAGTCCTCATACACTACGGGAGGTTGGGTAGCTGTTACAGGAGGGCTAGTCTTTTCATAGGTACGATGCAACAAACGCTGTGTACGGATGACTAGCTCACGAGGCAAAAAGGGCTTTGCCAAATAGTCGTCGCTACCTAGCTCCAGCCCGATAATTTTATCAATATCTTGATCACGAGCAGAAATGAACATGATTGGGACGTCTTCCCATTTATTTCGGATTAGTCTAAGTAGTTCATACCCATCTATATCAGGCAACATAATATCAAGAATCCATAAGTGTGGTTTTGTATCATCTAGAACAGCTAGAACCTCTTCACCGCTCTGGAAGGTTCTTACTTCAAAACCTGCCCGTACAAGGTAGGAGCGCAATAGCTCTAGCAAATTAGTTTCATCATCAACTAGATAAACAAGATAAGGTGTGGTCTGAGTCATGGTCACCCTTCCTTTCTATCTATCATAGTACCATAGCTTGTATAAAAACATGTGGGAACTAAATAGAAGGAATGTGGGAAAGTTGTGGCAGGAATTATACAGAAGTTGCTCGAAAAATAGTAGGGACAAAAAAGGAGTGAGGCATATATATGACACAGATCTGGAAGTATGCGGTTGTCGTTGTTACAGCATCGGCCTTATTGGTATCCTGCAATCCGTTTGCAAATAAAGAACAACCACCACAATCCAATCCGGTGACGCCACCAGTTTCTGAACCTTTGCAAGAGAAGACGTTTCCTTATACAGCTCCATTAACAGGAATGGGTGTGGATGAACGAATTGATCATCGTCCTGTAATGGTTATGATTAATAATCATCCGAAAGCAAGACCTCAATCTGGACTGGATAAAGCTGATATCGTGTACGAAGTGCTGTCGGAAGGGGAAGTGACACGCTTTCTAGCCATTTTTCACAGTCAAACACCTAAAACGATTGGACCAGTCAGAAGTATACGCCCGTACTTTATTAAATTGGGGAGAGGCTTGGACTCCATTCTGGTGCATGTTGGTGGAAGTCCAGATGCTCTTCAAATACTTAAAGGTGCAGATGACGATATTAATGAGATTAGTAACAGTACATACTTCTGGAGAGAAAAATTCCGTTCTGCTCCCCATAATGTATATACTGATCTAAGCCATATCGAAAAAGCGATGCAGGCTAAAAATATGCGTATAACTTCTGATCTACCGTTTTTTCCTTTCCTGCCTAAAGATTCCAAAATAGAAGAAGGACAGCCAGCGGCAGAAATTAAGGTGAAACCACATCCACAATATTCGCTCAGTTACAAATATGATACGGATAAGGAGAAATATTTACGCTATACACAAGGCGAGGTTCATAAGGATCTAACGTCAGATAAACAACTGGAAATTACGAATGTACTGGTGATCTCATCTAAACATAAGGTGCTAGATAATGAAGGCCGGCGTGAAGTCGATGTGACCGGCCCTGGGGAAGGGTATCTGTTCCAGCAGGGGAAGGCAAAACCAATCAAATGGGCTAGAAAAGATGGTATTATTCGAGCATATGAAGACGCTGCTTTAACGAAAGAAATACCTTTACTCCCAGGAAATACCTGGGTAAACATTGTGCCTAATACACCAAGCTTAGACCAGCATCTTAGCTTTCAATAACCAAACTTTAGGAAACAGATAAATTTGATGAACATCGTCTTGCGTAGAGAAGTCTTTTGCTCTATCATGAAAGCAGAACTTTAGTACTTAAAAACTTTACAGAGAGAAAAAGTTCCCAAGACGATCACGGGGTGATTTTTCATGCAATTAGAGAAATTAAAGGGTAAGGGAATTGAACAACTTTTTGAATCGATCTTGTCTTTAAAAGACATGGAAGAATGCTATAAATTTTTTGATGATCTATGTACGGTAAATGAGATGCAGTCACTTGCTCAACGTTTGGAAGTAGCGCGTATGCTACGTAAAGGATATACGTATAACCATATTGAATCGGAAACAGGGGCGAGTACAGCGACGATCTCTCGTGTTAAGCGATGCCTCAATTACGGTAATGATGGTTATCAACTGGCATTGGATCGGATCGGTAAATAAAGCGGAGGTATCAACGTGATTGAATTTAGCAACTGGCGACATGTTTTTAAACTGGACCCAGAAAAGCCTATTGAGGATGATCAATTGGAGCAAATCTGCGAGTCAGGTACAGATGCGATTATTGTAGGGGGAACTCTCGGAGTCACATTTGACAACACGCTTGACCTAATGTCGCGTATTAGACGCTATGCTGTACCGTGTATGCTGGAGGTCTCCAATTTGCAGGCCATTGTTCCAGGCTTTGATGGGTATTTTATCCCCATTGTTTTAAATGCAAGCAACCCAGATGTGATTTTTGCTCCGCATATAGAGGCTTTAAGCTCACTCGGAAGCTATATACATTGGGACGAAATTGTAGCGGAAGGGTATCTGGTGTTTAATCAGGACTCGGCTGTTGCTGAGGTAACCAGCGCTCGTACTATTTCGTCAAAAGCAGAAGCCAAGGCTTACGTGCAGACAGCTACAAAATTATGTCGTTTGCCAATCGTGTATATCGAATACAGCGGTACATATGGGGACCCACAAATGGTTGAGGCCTGCAAAACAGCTTTGGATGAAGGGCACCTTATGTATGGTGGCGGGATTACTAATGCAAGTCAGGCTCGAGAAATGGCAGCTATCGCTGATACGGTGGTTGTTGGCAACATCATCTATGATTCTCTCGAACAGGCTCTATCTACTGTTGCTGCGATAAAAGAGACAGAGCGTCGTTTCTAGTTTCGTTTTTCTAACACATGATTTTAAAGTAAACTCCTTGAGCCAATGCCGAGGAGTTTCTTTTCTTTCACATATAAAATGGAATAAAAAAGGAGTCTTTTTTCCTAAAAGAGTGAGTGGCATAACACGTCAAGTTATGACAAAATAGGAACATATGCTTTCTTTTGGGACGAAGGAAAAAGAAGCAAAGTGAAAGGTGGCTTACGGCATGTTAATTCAAGATAATTTTTTCTCGGGTTTGAATCCTGAACAGAAAAAGGCGGTGGAGACCACAGAGGGTCCTGTGCTGATTCTGGCAGGTGCAGGTAGTGGTAAAACCCGTGTTCTTACCCAACGGATCTCATATCTAGTTGGTTATAAGCAGGTATTTCCTTGGAGCATTCTCGCGATTACCTTTACGAATAAAGCGGCTCGTGAGATGAAAGAGCGTGTAGAAAGAATGGTTGGTCGGGAAGCAGGGGCGGATGATATTTGGATTTCTACCTTCCACTCTCTTTGTGTACGCATTTTACGAAGAGATATAGATCGGATTAACATCAGCCGCAATTTTACCATTTTGGATGCTGGGGATCAGCTAACTGTGGTGAAGCAGTGCATGAAAGAACTAAATATTGATGTGAAAAAGTTTGAACCACGTTCTATTTTAGGAGCAATTAGTGGAGCAAAGAACGAATTACTTGATCCAAAGCGATATGAACAAGTAGCGGGAGATCAATTCCAGCGTATTGTTTCACAAGTGTATGAGCTATACATGAAGAAGCTGAAAAATAACCAATCGCTTGATTTTGATGATCTAATCATGACGACGATTCGTCTATTTAAAGAAGTGCCGGAAGTATTGGAATTCTATCAGCGCAAATTCAAATATATCCATGTAGATGAGTATCAGGATACGAACCGAGCCCAGTATATGTTGATTAGTATGCTTGCTGACATGCATAAAAACATTTGCTGTGTGGGTGACGCTGACCAAAGTATTTATAAATGGCGCGGTGCTGATATTTCGATCATTCTTAACTTTGAGAAGGAATATCCTAGTGCAAAATTGATAAAGCTGGAGCAAAACTATCGCTCTACTAAAAATATCTTAGAAGCAGCTAACCATGTTATTAAAAATAATAAGAACCGCAAAGAGAAAAATCTGTGGACGAATCAAGAGGCAGGGGAGAAAATTTATTGCTATCAAGCTGATTCGGAGCATGATGAAGCTTATTTTGTTGTGGATATGATTCGTGAACAACTGAAAACCTATAAACGATATGACAAATTTGCCATTTTATATCGTACGAATGCCCAGTCACGTGTAATGGAGGATGTGTTGGTTAAATCGACTATTCCTTATACAATCGTCGGAGGCACGAAGTTCTATGATCGCAAAGAGATTAAAGACGTATTAGCCTATTTGCGTTTGGTATCCAATCCTGACGATGATATCAGCTTGACCCGTATTATTAATGTTCCAAAGCGTAATATAGGGGATACTACGGTAGAAAAGCTACAAGCCTATGCAAGCGCACATGGACTGACACTCTTTCAAGCCGTACAGGAAGTAGCGTATATGGGGCTTGCCTCTCGGACAACCAATGCTATTTTGGCCTTCTCGGATATGATGAAGAACCTTATTCAGATGGTTGATTATTTAAGTGTAACCGAGCTAGTTGAGGAAATCTTAAAACAATCGGGATACCGTGAGTCGCTGAAAGAGGATAAATCATTGGAAGCAGCGGCGCGCTTAGAGAACATCGACGAGTTTCTGTCAGTTACCCAAGAGTTTGAGAAAAAGAGTGAAGATAAGACTCTGTTGGCTTTTCTAACTGATTTAGCATTGGTGGCAGATATTGATTCTCTTGGCAATGACGACACAGAGGAAGCGGTACCAGATGAGGGACAAGTGGTGCTAATGACTTTGCACAGCGCCAAGGGCTTGGAGTTTCCAGTTGTCTTCTTAGTGGGCATGGAGGAAGGGGTTTTCCCGCATAGTCGTGCTCTGTTTGATGAAAGTGAAATGGAAGAGGAACGACGTCTAGCTTATGTGGGAATTACTCGTGCAGAACAAAAATTATTTATGACACGAGCAAGAATGCGTACGCTATACGGACGTACAAATATGAATATGCAATCCCGCTTTTTCGCTGAGATACCTGATGAACTGCTTACTGGAGACCTAGGCTCAGGTGGTGGGTCTGAAGGTGGTTTTGATTCAAGTAATGTCTTTGGAGCAGGCTCAGGCTCAGGTTTTGGTGCCAGCCGTGGAGGGCAAGCCAGTCGCTTTGGGGCAGGTGGACGTACAGGCAATACATTTGGACGTTCTCCTAAACCTACAGAATCAACTGTCTCTATGCAACCAAGTGCATTTCGTGGGTTGAATCAAGCAACAAAATTGCCAACACACGGAGCAGCATCTCAGGCAGATTGGAAAGTAGGAGATAAGGCTAAGCATGGTAAGTGGGGAACAGGAACAGTGGTAAGTGTTAAAGGTGCAGGTGATAACACAGAGCTGGATATTGCTTTCCCTAGCCCAGTAGGAATCAAGAAATTACTTGCTAAGTTTGCTCCTATTGAAAAAGGTTGATTTTGAACGAACGGAAAGGATGAAGAGATACGTGGATCGTGTTGCCGCAAAACAACAAATTGTAAAACTAAAGAAACGGATTGAAGAGGAAAGCCGTCATTATTATACAGAGGATAATCCGCAGATTACGGACCAGGAATATGATCAAATGATGCGTGAATTGCAAGACCTGGAGGACCAATGGCCGGATATGGTTACTCCTGATTCTCCTACCCAACGTGTCGGAGGTATGCCATTGCCTTTTTTTGAAAAGGTTGTGCATAAAACCCCGATGTTAAGTCTTGGGAATGCTTTTGACGAGGATGATTTACGCGATTTTGATCGTCGTGTGCGTCAAGGTTTAGGGAACCAAACTGTTCGCTATGTCTGCGAATTAAAAATTGATGGGCTGGCTGTCTCTCTTCGTTATGAGAACGGGCTTTTCGTAAAAGGAGCAACACGTGGGGACGGGACTACTGGTGAAGATATCACCCAAAACCTGCGGACGATTCGCTCCATTCCGTTACGTTTATCAGAACCAATTACCATGGAGGTTCGTGGAGAGGCTTTTATGTCAAAAATCGCTTTTGACCGTTTGAATAAAGAACGGGCGGAGCGAGAAGAGGCTTTATTTGCTAATCCACGTAATTCAGCGGCAGGTTCCTTGCGTCAGCTAGATCCTAAGATTGCAGCCTCTCGCTCTCTTTCCACTTTTATTTATCAGATCGGTGAAGTAGAAGGGCGTCAGATTGATTCACACAGTGAAGGTCTTACTTTCTTAGAGGGGCTAGGCTTTTCGGTGAATCAGGAACGCCGTACATTTGATGATATAGAAGAAGTAATTGAATTTGTGCAAAGCTGGACAATCAAGCGACCGGAGCTCTCTTATGAGATTGATGGTATGGTGATTAAGGTAGATAGCTTTGCTCAGCAACAAGAGCTTGGTTTTACAGCGAAGAGTCCACGCTGGGCGATTGCTTATAAATTCCCGGCTGAAGAGGTCGTAACACAGTTGAAGGATATTGAGGTGTCAGTTGGGCGTACTGGAGTGGTGACACCTACAGCTTTGCTTCAGCCTGTTATATTAGCTGGAACTGAAGTGAAGCGAGCGTCTTTACACAATGAAGACATCATTATGAAAAAAGGTCTACTCTTAGGTGATTACGTCCTGGTGAAAAAAGCAGGTGACATTATTCCTGAGATTGTGGAAGTCTTAAAAGAACGACGAACGGGAGAGGAACGTCCATTTATGATGCCGACTCATTGCCCGGAGTGTGCGAGCGAATTGGTTCGTCTACCGGATGAAGTGGCATTGCGCTGCATTAATCCAGAATGTCCAGCCGTTATTAGAGAAGGAATGTCTCACTTTGTATCCCGACAAGCGATGAATTTAGATGGTCTTGGGGAGAAAGTCGTAGCTTCACTATTTGCCGCAGGTCTCATTACAAGCGTCGCAGATTTATATTATCTACACGATAAGCGGGAACAGCTGTTACAATTGGAGAGAATGGGTGAGAAATCTGTCGATAAGATGCTACAAGCAATTGAAGCTAGCAAGGAAAATTCTGTGGAGCGTTTACTTTTCGGATTAGGAATTCGATTGGTGGGAGCTAAAGCAGCAAAGGTACTTGCAGAGCAATTCGGTGACATTGATCATATCATGCAGGCGACAGCAGAAGAATTGATCGCTATTGACGAGATCGGTCCCAAAATGGCTGAAAGCATCTTAACCTATTTCTCGATGCCTCAAGTACAAGAATTGATTGAGAAGCTCAAGGGTGCTGGCGTGAATATGCAATATAAAGGTGTTCGTGTGCAAGCAGGTGAGGATCTTCCATTCTCAGGTAAAACAGTGGTCTTAACCGGTACATTGACACAATTAACACGTCAGGAAGCGGAAGAAAAGATTGCTATGCTTGGTGGTAAAGTAACAGGGAGCGTTAGTAAAAAAACGGATTTAGTAATCGCTGGTGAAAAAGCAGGCTCCAAATTGGAAAAAGCAGAAAAATTGGGTATAACTGTACTGGATGAAGAGGCATTTTTAGCGCTATTATCATAGGTGGGCTGAGGAGATATTAAGCAAAGGTGTGAAGGTGATGGATAGATTCACGCTTAAACAGCTGGGAGCAAGCGTTAGTGTGCTCCTTTTGCTCAGCGGTTGTGCAACTGCAACGCAAAAGTCAGTTGAAACAGAAATTGTGGATGCGAGCCAAACGATAGAGGAGCCAGTTGCTAAACAATCGGTTAAATTGGCTCAGATAACAGGAGAATTGACGTACCAGGATGTGCTGCAAAAAGGCGACAGTATAAATTCGTTGGCCCTAGATCAAGGTGGAGAACAAGTCTGGCTAGCAACTCATGCGGGACTCTATGCATCTGCGGATCATGGATTATGGGGAGCAGTGGCAGATGAGTTGGAGCATGCGGATGTTAAGACGATATATTTTGATCCAACGAAGTCTAAACGGGTATATGTGGCTGGCGCGAAGGTTTGCAAGGTGTCTAAGGATGGAGGAAAAACCTGGAAAAAAATAGAAGGTGGTTTACCTCATGGTTATGACATTCAATCTCTAATCGGAGTTCCAACTGATAAAGGTACATCTCTTTATGCATTTGTGAACAGAGAAGGCGTATACGAATCTAAGGATGCCGGTGCTAACTGGCGCTTACGATTCCCGATCGATACAGTAGAAGGATATGATTTGGATTATGTACCCGGTGAGGAAAAATTGTACGTACTAACCCAAAACGAACTGTTGTCAATAGGTATCCATGATGGCGAGTGGCAGGTTGAATGGCGGGAAAGCGATGCGCATATTTACTCTATTGCGGCTAATAAATCCTCAGACGCCTTATATGCAGCAAGTGATAAAGGTATCTTAATTAAGGATGGCAAAGAGTGGACTCTACTATCCTCAGAACTTCCAGAAAAACTGATTAATATCTCCTACGGTACAGCAGAT
This is a stretch of genomic DNA from Brevibacillus laterosporus DSM 25. It encodes these proteins:
- a CDS encoding WD40/YVTN/BNR-like repeat-containing protein, translating into MDRFTLKQLGASVSVLLLLSGCATATQKSVETEIVDASQTIEEPVAKQSVKLAQITGELTYQDVLQKGDSINSLALDQGGEQVWLATHAGLYASADHGLWGAVADELEHADVKTIYFDPTKSKRVYVAGAKVCKVSKDGGKTWKKIEGGLPHGYDIQSLIGVPTDKGTSLYAFVNREGVYESKDAGANWRLRFPIDTVEGYDLDYVPGEEKLYVLTQNELLSIGIHDGEWQVEWRESDAHIYSIAANKSSDALYAASDKGILIKDGKEWTLLSSELPEKLINISYGTADTPIIGIGESAQIYRYSQEKWKKWE